One Coffea arabica cultivar ET-39 chromosome 5c, Coffea Arabica ET-39 HiFi, whole genome shotgun sequence DNA window includes the following coding sequences:
- the LOC113690126 gene encoding uncharacterized protein isoform X1, with the protein MRFSRSESVVERSEDNVLRSSRSKKKHKRLDAICENVYTRNHSGVEKRELLNAGHVDGDGTERRRSTRVRRAPEVLDASPLPPKKRRRLDKKGRVSSVHKGKRVVRIGVKNENTCSTSKELEEEEENLGSWRSRLRTRGKSVSFGEYGGREKGHFSLKGRRKLFQDFDGVKEEGALEIKEIDIKEGFLGADSSAAEGKVKVLSLLESEQQQVGLGGGMVDEKMLDEEEWAQLSDNRSDLLLKTEKGCGNDDGTKDGLGSSKSVEKEQIEVRTGSQLEKHDSNDSVQLQVDKVACVMEEHPNNALEVDGATTDQAKVEEANWKPLQEAYGAAADQAKVEEADWKPLEEENGTMVDQTKLEEANWKPLEEESSEKFGTKNHVSNGLLNSKLKPIRIKEGRHCGLCGGGTDGKPPKKLVQVGNGTDDEASSGGSASEEPNYDIWDGFGDELGWLGRLLGPVNDRYGIAGIWVHQQCAVWSPEVYFAGLGCLKNVRAALYRGRVLKCTRCGRPGATIGCRVDRCPKTYHLPCARASGCIFDHRKFLIACTDHRHIFQPQGSQYLLRLKKMKLKKMKLEIRKMSNDALRKDIESEEKWLEQCGEDEEFLKREGKRLHRDLLRIAPTYIGGSSGDSEIQFQGWESVAGLRDVIRCMKEVVILPLLYPEFFGSLGLTPPRGVLLHGYPGTGKTLVVRALIGSCSRGDKRIAYFARKGADCLGKYVGDAERQLRLLFQVAEKSQPSIIFFDEIDGLAPCRTRQQDQTHSSVVSTLLALMDGLKSRGSVVVIGATNRPDAIDPALRRPGRFDREIYFPLPSTEDREAILALHTQKWPKQISGSLLKWVARRTVGFAGADLQALCTQAAIIALRRNYPLHELLSGAGDNACLDRLPRLPSFTVEERDWLDALSSAPPPCSRREAGIAANDLVTSPLPAHLIPCLLQPLSKLLVSLYLDEHVWLPPPLYKAATVIKHVVLSALDEKKVVGDNWCSHLHDFLQDADIVGKIQDSLSSAAVLTDAMNCSDPLEDVADDRYLKFKPSRAQCVYAHPGLLHTMSYQPGTKSGFRILISGEARCGQRHLASCVLHCFSGNIEIRKLDLATLSQEGHGDVVNGLTLILMRCASLDSCMLFLPRIDLWAVETCIQSCDGQTASPSSSQSATVEFAGNSESQGAVKNVSCLWNSFVEQFESICVRTPLMILATSEVPFVELPSRVKQFFRSEMLDCALSNPWKDTMPRFLVEVDQHLNYDSIIDTSATKLLMDLVQYFIHLSRHSIHANSSSQKKYHSVGELSLNAIHQCSGPKSNFESSSKHPIAPVPSVAACNTVKGKSNLLAAISTFGYQILRYPHFAELCWVTSKLKQGPCTHINGPWKGWPFNSCIFRPLNSTEGVAVASSSNAAKNTDKSGVVRGLIAVGLSAYRGEYASLREFSLEIRKVLELLVALVETKIQAGKDKYKFFRLLSQVAYFEDMVISWAYTLRSLEVDAQSLNGSPSLIGAGSFSNQVTCNDSLPEGSGCKQTIPSEILHEPVGPGEISQEVKANHVGAHTMADDNLRLQNGDDASVHKEDSLQGFLDHSSSVERMQSHLQNGISNEHCMLIDAKNPTEIVEDEECNKHSNGFVERDSSVLLKDGLGVFGDKHGMELSDAGKTGNQESWPLAPNGLPFDNAKENSLGCSSRISTGSSDAVLVCIYRCCAQCLVNLYQLLLKLLNYEWRLEGSTATVEDFHDSIASLSVSLQSAVRKLFATDSSNDVGDEKLEDSKYSRSTEMCACQLKSPGKRLVVPMECGCHPASESITTKARFFPNSRHGFDFKYVFKDGVLVTTMDTDYNVPFHCKFEKLCLCSLLECIVTTKDPSG; encoded by the exons ATGCGATTTTCGAGGTCGGAATCTGTGGTGGAAAGGAGTGAAGATAATGTTTTGAGAAGTTCTAGGAGTAAGAAAAAGCATAAGAGATTAGATGCAATATGCGAAAATGTTTATACTAGGAACCATAGCGGGGTGGAGAAGAGGGAACTGTTAAATGCGGGTCATGTGGATGGGGATGGAACGGAGCGTCGCCGGAGCACTCGGGTTCGAAGGGCTCCTGAGGTGCTCGATGCTTCGCCTTTGCCACCAAAGAAGAGACGGAGACTTGATAAGAAGGGAAGGGTGAGTAGTGTGCATAAAGGGAAAAGAGTTGTCCGAATTGGGGTGAAGAATGAGAATACGTGTTCTACTTCAAAGGAGTTGGAGGAAGAGGAGGAAAATTTGGGTAGTTGGAGGTCACGGTTGAGAACTAGGGGTAAATCTGTGAGCTTTGGAGAGTATGGAGGAAGGGAGAAGGGGCATTTCTCACTGAAAGGGAGGAGGAAACTTTTTCAGGATTTTGATGGTGTTAAGGAAGAAGGGGCATTGGAAATTAAGGAGATTGATATTAAGGAGGGATTTCTAGGTGCGGATTCATCTGCTGCAGAGGGGAAGGTTAAAGTTTTGAGTCTTTTAGAGAGTGAGCAGCAACAAGTTGGTTTGGGTGGTGGTATGGTGGATGAGAAAATGTTGGATGAAGAAGAGTGGGCGCAATTGAGTGATAACAGAAGTGATTTACTGTTGAAGACTGAAAAAGGATGTGGTAATGATGATGGAACCAAAGATGGCCTTGGATCCTCAAAGTCGGTTGAAAAAGAGCAGATAGAAGTTCGGACTGGTTCACAGTTAGAGAAGCATGATAGCAATGACAGTGTTCAACTGCAGGTTGATAAGGTAGCATGTGTTATGGAAGAGCACCCAAATAATGCTCTGGAAGTTGATGGAGCAACAACAGACCAGGCAAAAGTTGAAGAAGCTAATTGGAAGCCTCTACAAGAAGCATATGGAGCCGCAGCAGACCAGGCAAAAGTTGAAGAAGCTGATTGGAAACCtctagaagaagaaaatggaacCATGGTAGACCAAACAAAACTTGAAGAAGCTAATTGGAAGCCTCTAGAAGAAGAATCCTCTGAGAAGTTTGGCACGAAAAATCATGTTTCCAATGGTTTACTTAACAGTAAACTGAAACCAATTCGTATAAAAGAGGGAAGGCATTGTGGTTTGTGTGGAGGAGGTACTGATGGAAAACCACCAAAGAAACTTGTACAAGTTGGCAATGGAACTGACGATGAAGCAAGTAGTGGGGGTTCTGCTTCTGAAGAACCCAACTATGACATTTGGGATGGTTTTGGTGATGAACTTGGCTGGCTTGGACGACTCTTGGGTCCTGTTAATGATCGCTATGGTATAGCTGGAATTTGGGTGCATCAACAGTGTGCTGTCTGGAGTCCAGAG GTTTATTTTGCTGGCTTGGGTTGCTTGAAAAATGTTAGGGCAGCACTTTACAGGGGAAGGGTTTTGAAGTGCACCCGCTGTGGAAGGCCAGGAGCAACGATCGGGTGCCGTGTTGATCGCTGTCCAAAAACTTACCACCTG CCATGTGCACGAGCCAGTGGTTGCATCTTTGATCATCGCAAATTTCTGATTGCTTGTACAGATCATCGACATATCTTCCAACCCCAGGGAAGTCAATATTTACTCCGACTGAAGAAaatgaagttaaaaaaaatgaagttggAAATTAGAAAGATGTCAAATGATGCATTAAGGAAGGATATTGaatcagaagaaaaatggtTAGAGCAATGTGGGGAGGATGAGGAGTTTCTGAAGCGTGAGGGCAAGAGACTTCATCGGGATTTGCTGAGAATTGCACCCACATATATTGGGGGCTCAAGCGGTGACAGTGAGATTCAGTTTCAGGGTTGGGAATCTGTTGCTGGTCTTCGTGATGTCATACGATGCATGAAGGAAGTGGTCATTCTACCACTGTTATACCCCGAGTTTTTTGGTAGCCTGGGGCTTACACCTCCCAGAGGAGTTCTGTTGCATGGATATCCTGGGACAGGCAAAACGTTGGTTGTACGGGCATTAATTGGTTCATGTTCTCGTGGTGATAAAAGAATTGCATATTTTGCTCGCAAAGGCGCGGATTGTTTGGGAAAATATGTTGGGGATGCTGAGCGTCAGCTGAGACTTCTTTTTCAGGTTGCTGAAAAGTCTCAGCCTTCAATTATTTTCTTTGATGAAATAGATGGCTTGGCCCCTTGCCGTACTAGACAGCAAGACCAGACACATAGTTCAGTTGTTTCTACTTTGCTTGCTTTAATGGATGGTTTAAAATCTCGAGGTTCAGTTGTTGTAATAGGTGCAACAAATCGTCCTGATGCTATTGATCCAGCTTTAAGGCGGCCAGGAAGGTTTGACCGTGAGATTTATTTCCCACTGCCATCGACAGAGGACAGAGAGGCAATTCTGGCACTACACACTCAGAAATGGCCCAAACAAATTAGTGGCTCATTACTTAAGTGGGTAGCAAGGAGAACTGTGGGATTTGCTGGTGCTGATCTGCAGGCTCTTTGCACTCAAGCTGCCATTATTGCTTTGAGGAGGAACTATCCTTTGCATGAACTTCTATCTGGTGCTGGAGACAATGCCTGTTTGGATAGACTCCCTCGTCTCCCATCTTTCACTGTTGAAGAGAGAGATTGGTTAGATGCTCTTTCATCAGCACCACCTCCTTGTTCCCGCAGAGAAGCTGGAATTGCTGCAAATGATTTGGTAACCTCGCCTCTTCCGGCCCATCTTATTCCTTGTCTGCTACAACCACTGTCCAAATTGCTTGTTTCCCTTTATTTGGATGAACATGTGTGGTTGCCACCACCTCTTTATAAAGCTGCAACAGTAATTAAACATGTGGTTCTTTCTGCTTTGGATGAGAAGAAAGTAGTGGGTGATAACTGGTGCTCGCATCTTCATGATTTTCTTCAAGATGCAGATATTGTTGGTAAGATTCAGGATAGCCTGTCAAGTGCTGCCGTTCTAACAGATGCTATGAACTGTTCTGATCCCCTGGAAGATGTTGCTGATGACAGATACTTAAAGTTTAAACCTTCAAGGGCACAGTGTGTATATGCTCACCCTGGCCTGCTTCATACCATGTCCTATCAACCAGGAACTAAATCAGGATTTAGGATTTTGATTTCTGGGGAAGCCAGATGTGGCCAGAGGCATCTTGCTTCTTGTGTTCTCCACTGTTTTTCTGGCAATATTGAAATACGAAAGCTTGACTTGGCTACTTTGTCCCAGGAAGGGCATGGAGATGTGGTTAATGGGCTAACACTAATACTGA TGAGATGTGCCAGTTTGGATTCATGCATGTTATTTCTGCCAAGGATTGATTTATGGGCAGTAGAGACATGTATTCAGTCTTGTGACGGACAAACTGCTTCCCCTTCCTCTAGCCAGAGTGCAACTGTGGAGTTTGCGGGGAATTCAGAGTCCCAAGGTGCTGTCAAAAATGTCTCATGTCTATGGAACTCATTTGTTGAGCAGTTCGAATCTATCTGTGTACGTACACCATTGATGATTCTG GCTACCTCAGAAGTACCATTTGTAGAGCTTCCTTCTAGAGTGAAGCAATTTTTCAGGTCTGAGATGTTGGATTGTGCTCTGTCCAATCCCTGGAAAGATACAATGCCCCGATTCTTAGTGGAGGTGGATCAACATTTGAATTATGATTCCATAATTGATACCTCTGCAACGAAGTTATTGATGGATCTAGTTCAGTACTTCATTCATTTGAGTCGTCACAGTATTCATGCAAACTCATCCAGTCAGAAGAAATATCACAGTGTTGGTGAACTTAGTCTTAATGCTATACACCAATGTTCAGGTCCAAAGTCAAACTTTGAATCTTCAAGCAAGCATCCGATTGCTCCTGTTCCATCAGTCGCAGCTTGCAATACTGTAAAAGGGAAATCCAACTTGCTTGCAGCAATATCCACATTTGGTTATCAGATTTTGCGATACCCTCATTTTGCTGAGCTTTGTTGGGTCACGTCTAAGTTGAAACAAGGTCCCTGTACTCACATAAATGGACCCTGGAAGGGCTGGCCATTTAATTCTTGCATTTTTCGTCCTCTGAACTCAACTGAAGGGGTTGCTGTTGCTTCTAGTTCCAATGCTGCTAAAAATACAGATAAGTCAGGTGTAGTGAGGGGGCTAATTGCTGTTGGTTTATCAGCATATAGAGGTGAATATGCATCCCTTAGGGAATTTTCCTTGGAGATTCGTAAAGTTCTGGAGCTTCTGGTTGCACTTGTTGAAACAAAAATTCAGGCTGGTAAAGATAAATATAAATTCTTCCGTCTACTATCACAAGTGGCATATTTTGAAGATATGGTTATTAGCTGGGCATATACATTACGGAG CTTAGAGGTGGATGCTCAGTCCTTGAATGGAAGTCCTAGTCTAATTGGTGCGGGATCTTTTAGCAATCAAGTTACCTGCAATGACAGTCTTCCTGAAGGTAGTGGTTGCAAACAAACTATTCCCAGTGAAATCTTGCATGAACCAGTGGGGCCGGGAGAAATTTCCCAGGAAGTCAAAGCAAACCATGTTGGTGCCCATACTATGGCAGATGATAATTTAAGGTTGCAGAACGGGGATGATGCATCTGTGCATAAGGAGGACTCGTTACAAGGTTTCCTAGATCATTCTTCCTCTGTTGAACGTATGCAAAGTCATCTGCAAAATGGGATTAGTAATGAGCATTGCATGCTTATAGATGCCAAGAATCCTACAGAAATTGTTGAAGATGAGGAGTGCAATAAGCATTCTAATGGATTTGTGGAGAGAGATTCTTCTGTTCTTCTTAAGGATGGCCTTGGTGTTTTTGGTGATAAACATGGTATGGAGCTCTCTGATGCTGGGAAAACTGGCAACCAGGAAAGCTGGCCCTTGGCTCCAAATGGTTTGCCATTTGATAATGCAAAGGAAAATTCTTTGGGTTGCTCTTCAAGGATATCTACGGGTTCAAGTGATGCTGTTCTGGTGTGCATTTATCGTTGTTGCGCCCAGTGTCTGGTCAATCTTTACCAGTTGTTGCTAAAACTTCTCAATTATGAGTGGAGACTTGAAGGAAGCACTGCAACTGTAGAAGATTTTCATGATTCCATTGCCTCTTTATCTGTTAGTCTTCAATCAGCAGTGAGGAAATTGTTCGCAACTGACAGTTCTAACGACGTCGGTGACGAAAAGCTGGAGGACAGTAAATACAGTCGAAGCACAGAAATGTGTGCTTGCCAACTAAAAAGCCCAGGAAAGAGGTTAGTTGTGCCAATGGAATGTGGTTGTCATCCAGCAAGCGAGAGTATAACAACGAAAGCAAGATTCTTCCCAAACTCTCGGCATGGTTTTGATTTTAAGTATGTATTCAAGGACGGTGTACTGGTAACAACAATGGACACAGATTACAACGTCCCTTTTCACTgtaaatttgagaaattatgtCTTTGTTCCCTCTTAGAGTGCATAGTGACGACCAAGGATCCTTCGGGTTGA
- the LOC113690126 gene encoding uncharacterized protein isoform X2, with the protein MRFSRSESVVERSEDNVLRSSRSKKKHKRLDAICENVYTRNHSGVEKRELLNAGHVDGDGTERRRSTRVRRAPEVLDASPLPPKKRRRLDKKGRVSSVHKGKRVVRIGVKNENTCSTSKELEEEEENLGSWRSRLRTRGKSVSFGEYGGREKGHFSLKGRRKLFQDFDGVKEEGALEIKEIDIKEGFLGADSSAAEGKVKVLSLLESEQQQVGLGGGMVDEKMLDEEEWAQLSDNRSDLLLKTEKGCGNDDGTKDGLGSSKSVEKEQIEVRTGSQLEKHDSNDSVQLQVDKVACVMEEHPNNALEVDGATTDQAKVEEANWKPLQEAYGAAADQAKVEEADWKPLEEENGTMVDQTKLEEANWKPLEEESSEKFGTKNHVSNGLLNSKLKPIRIKEGRHCGLCGGGTDGKPPKKLVQVGNGTDDEASSGGSASEEPNYDIWDGFGDELGWLGRLLGPVNDRYGIAGIWVHQQCAVWSPEVYFAGLGCLKNVRAALYRGRVLKCTRCGRPGATIGCRVDRCPKTYHLPCARASGCIFDHRKFLIACTDHRHIFQPQGSQYLLRLKKMKLKKMKLEIRKMSNDALRKDIESEEKWLEQCGEDEEFLKREGKRLHRDLLRIAPTYIGGSSGDSEIQFQGWESVAGLRDVIRCMKEVVILPLLYPEFFGSLGLTPPRGVLLHGYPGTGKTLVVRALIGSCSRGDKRIAYFARKGADCLGKYVGDAERQLRLLFQVAEKSQPSIIFFDEIDGLAPCRTRQQDQTHSSVVSTLLALMDGLKSRGSVVVIGATNRPDAIDPALRRPGRFDREIYFPLPSTEDREAILALHTQKWPKQISGSLLKWVARRTVGFAGADLQALCTQAAIIALRRNYPLHELLSGAGDNACLDRLPRLPSFTVEERDWLDALSSAPPPCSRREAGIAANDLVTSPLPAHLIPCLLQPLSKLLVSLYLDEHVWLPPPLYKAATVIKHVVLSALDEKKVVGDNWCSHLHDFLQDADIVGKIQDSLSSAAVLTDAMNCSDPLEDVADDRYLKFKPSRAQCVYAHPGLLHTMSYQPGTKSGFRILISGEARCGQRHLASCVLHCFSGNIEIRKLDLATLSQEGHGDVVNGLTLILMRCASLDSCMLFLPRIDLWAVETCIQSCDGQTASPSSSQSATVEFAGNSESQGAVKNVSCLWNSFVEQFESICVRTPLMILATSEVPFVELPSRVKQFFRSEMLDCALSNPWKDTMPRFLVEVDQHLNYDSIIDTSATKLLMDLVQYFIHLSRHSIHANSSSQKKYHSVGELSLNAIHQCSGPKSNFESSSKHPIAPVPSVAACNTVKGKSNLLAAISTFGYQILRYPHFAELCWVTSKLKQGPCTHINGPWKGWPFNSCIFRPLNSTEGVAVASSSNAAKNTDKSGVVRGLIAVGLSAYRGEYASLREFSLEIRKVLELLVALVETKIQAGKDKYKFFRLLSQVAYFEDMVISWAYTLRRGGCSVLEWKS; encoded by the exons ATGCGATTTTCGAGGTCGGAATCTGTGGTGGAAAGGAGTGAAGATAATGTTTTGAGAAGTTCTAGGAGTAAGAAAAAGCATAAGAGATTAGATGCAATATGCGAAAATGTTTATACTAGGAACCATAGCGGGGTGGAGAAGAGGGAACTGTTAAATGCGGGTCATGTGGATGGGGATGGAACGGAGCGTCGCCGGAGCACTCGGGTTCGAAGGGCTCCTGAGGTGCTCGATGCTTCGCCTTTGCCACCAAAGAAGAGACGGAGACTTGATAAGAAGGGAAGGGTGAGTAGTGTGCATAAAGGGAAAAGAGTTGTCCGAATTGGGGTGAAGAATGAGAATACGTGTTCTACTTCAAAGGAGTTGGAGGAAGAGGAGGAAAATTTGGGTAGTTGGAGGTCACGGTTGAGAACTAGGGGTAAATCTGTGAGCTTTGGAGAGTATGGAGGAAGGGAGAAGGGGCATTTCTCACTGAAAGGGAGGAGGAAACTTTTTCAGGATTTTGATGGTGTTAAGGAAGAAGGGGCATTGGAAATTAAGGAGATTGATATTAAGGAGGGATTTCTAGGTGCGGATTCATCTGCTGCAGAGGGGAAGGTTAAAGTTTTGAGTCTTTTAGAGAGTGAGCAGCAACAAGTTGGTTTGGGTGGTGGTATGGTGGATGAGAAAATGTTGGATGAAGAAGAGTGGGCGCAATTGAGTGATAACAGAAGTGATTTACTGTTGAAGACTGAAAAAGGATGTGGTAATGATGATGGAACCAAAGATGGCCTTGGATCCTCAAAGTCGGTTGAAAAAGAGCAGATAGAAGTTCGGACTGGTTCACAGTTAGAGAAGCATGATAGCAATGACAGTGTTCAACTGCAGGTTGATAAGGTAGCATGTGTTATGGAAGAGCACCCAAATAATGCTCTGGAAGTTGATGGAGCAACAACAGACCAGGCAAAAGTTGAAGAAGCTAATTGGAAGCCTCTACAAGAAGCATATGGAGCCGCAGCAGACCAGGCAAAAGTTGAAGAAGCTGATTGGAAACCtctagaagaagaaaatggaacCATGGTAGACCAAACAAAACTTGAAGAAGCTAATTGGAAGCCTCTAGAAGAAGAATCCTCTGAGAAGTTTGGCACGAAAAATCATGTTTCCAATGGTTTACTTAACAGTAAACTGAAACCAATTCGTATAAAAGAGGGAAGGCATTGTGGTTTGTGTGGAGGAGGTACTGATGGAAAACCACCAAAGAAACTTGTACAAGTTGGCAATGGAACTGACGATGAAGCAAGTAGTGGGGGTTCTGCTTCTGAAGAACCCAACTATGACATTTGGGATGGTTTTGGTGATGAACTTGGCTGGCTTGGACGACTCTTGGGTCCTGTTAATGATCGCTATGGTATAGCTGGAATTTGGGTGCATCAACAGTGTGCTGTCTGGAGTCCAGAG GTTTATTTTGCTGGCTTGGGTTGCTTGAAAAATGTTAGGGCAGCACTTTACAGGGGAAGGGTTTTGAAGTGCACCCGCTGTGGAAGGCCAGGAGCAACGATCGGGTGCCGTGTTGATCGCTGTCCAAAAACTTACCACCTG CCATGTGCACGAGCCAGTGGTTGCATCTTTGATCATCGCAAATTTCTGATTGCTTGTACAGATCATCGACATATCTTCCAACCCCAGGGAAGTCAATATTTACTCCGACTGAAGAAaatgaagttaaaaaaaatgaagttggAAATTAGAAAGATGTCAAATGATGCATTAAGGAAGGATATTGaatcagaagaaaaatggtTAGAGCAATGTGGGGAGGATGAGGAGTTTCTGAAGCGTGAGGGCAAGAGACTTCATCGGGATTTGCTGAGAATTGCACCCACATATATTGGGGGCTCAAGCGGTGACAGTGAGATTCAGTTTCAGGGTTGGGAATCTGTTGCTGGTCTTCGTGATGTCATACGATGCATGAAGGAAGTGGTCATTCTACCACTGTTATACCCCGAGTTTTTTGGTAGCCTGGGGCTTACACCTCCCAGAGGAGTTCTGTTGCATGGATATCCTGGGACAGGCAAAACGTTGGTTGTACGGGCATTAATTGGTTCATGTTCTCGTGGTGATAAAAGAATTGCATATTTTGCTCGCAAAGGCGCGGATTGTTTGGGAAAATATGTTGGGGATGCTGAGCGTCAGCTGAGACTTCTTTTTCAGGTTGCTGAAAAGTCTCAGCCTTCAATTATTTTCTTTGATGAAATAGATGGCTTGGCCCCTTGCCGTACTAGACAGCAAGACCAGACACATAGTTCAGTTGTTTCTACTTTGCTTGCTTTAATGGATGGTTTAAAATCTCGAGGTTCAGTTGTTGTAATAGGTGCAACAAATCGTCCTGATGCTATTGATCCAGCTTTAAGGCGGCCAGGAAGGTTTGACCGTGAGATTTATTTCCCACTGCCATCGACAGAGGACAGAGAGGCAATTCTGGCACTACACACTCAGAAATGGCCCAAACAAATTAGTGGCTCATTACTTAAGTGGGTAGCAAGGAGAACTGTGGGATTTGCTGGTGCTGATCTGCAGGCTCTTTGCACTCAAGCTGCCATTATTGCTTTGAGGAGGAACTATCCTTTGCATGAACTTCTATCTGGTGCTGGAGACAATGCCTGTTTGGATAGACTCCCTCGTCTCCCATCTTTCACTGTTGAAGAGAGAGATTGGTTAGATGCTCTTTCATCAGCACCACCTCCTTGTTCCCGCAGAGAAGCTGGAATTGCTGCAAATGATTTGGTAACCTCGCCTCTTCCGGCCCATCTTATTCCTTGTCTGCTACAACCACTGTCCAAATTGCTTGTTTCCCTTTATTTGGATGAACATGTGTGGTTGCCACCACCTCTTTATAAAGCTGCAACAGTAATTAAACATGTGGTTCTTTCTGCTTTGGATGAGAAGAAAGTAGTGGGTGATAACTGGTGCTCGCATCTTCATGATTTTCTTCAAGATGCAGATATTGTTGGTAAGATTCAGGATAGCCTGTCAAGTGCTGCCGTTCTAACAGATGCTATGAACTGTTCTGATCCCCTGGAAGATGTTGCTGATGACAGATACTTAAAGTTTAAACCTTCAAGGGCACAGTGTGTATATGCTCACCCTGGCCTGCTTCATACCATGTCCTATCAACCAGGAACTAAATCAGGATTTAGGATTTTGATTTCTGGGGAAGCCAGATGTGGCCAGAGGCATCTTGCTTCTTGTGTTCTCCACTGTTTTTCTGGCAATATTGAAATACGAAAGCTTGACTTGGCTACTTTGTCCCAGGAAGGGCATGGAGATGTGGTTAATGGGCTAACACTAATACTGA TGAGATGTGCCAGTTTGGATTCATGCATGTTATTTCTGCCAAGGATTGATTTATGGGCAGTAGAGACATGTATTCAGTCTTGTGACGGACAAACTGCTTCCCCTTCCTCTAGCCAGAGTGCAACTGTGGAGTTTGCGGGGAATTCAGAGTCCCAAGGTGCTGTCAAAAATGTCTCATGTCTATGGAACTCATTTGTTGAGCAGTTCGAATCTATCTGTGTACGTACACCATTGATGATTCTG GCTACCTCAGAAGTACCATTTGTAGAGCTTCCTTCTAGAGTGAAGCAATTTTTCAGGTCTGAGATGTTGGATTGTGCTCTGTCCAATCCCTGGAAAGATACAATGCCCCGATTCTTAGTGGAGGTGGATCAACATTTGAATTATGATTCCATAATTGATACCTCTGCAACGAAGTTATTGATGGATCTAGTTCAGTACTTCATTCATTTGAGTCGTCACAGTATTCATGCAAACTCATCCAGTCAGAAGAAATATCACAGTGTTGGTGAACTTAGTCTTAATGCTATACACCAATGTTCAGGTCCAAAGTCAAACTTTGAATCTTCAAGCAAGCATCCGATTGCTCCTGTTCCATCAGTCGCAGCTTGCAATACTGTAAAAGGGAAATCCAACTTGCTTGCAGCAATATCCACATTTGGTTATCAGATTTTGCGATACCCTCATTTTGCTGAGCTTTGTTGGGTCACGTCTAAGTTGAAACAAGGTCCCTGTACTCACATAAATGGACCCTGGAAGGGCTGGCCATTTAATTCTTGCATTTTTCGTCCTCTGAACTCAACTGAAGGGGTTGCTGTTGCTTCTAGTTCCAATGCTGCTAAAAATACAGATAAGTCAGGTGTAGTGAGGGGGCTAATTGCTGTTGGTTTATCAGCATATAGAGGTGAATATGCATCCCTTAGGGAATTTTCCTTGGAGATTCGTAAAGTTCTGGAGCTTCTGGTTGCACTTGTTGAAACAAAAATTCAGGCTGGTAAAGATAAATATAAATTCTTCCGTCTACTATCACAAGTGGCATATTTTGAAGATATGGTTATTAGCTGGGCATATACATTACGGAG AGGTGGATGCTCAGTCCTTGAATGGAAGTCCTAG